Below is a window of Camelina sativa cultivar DH55 chromosome 11, Cs, whole genome shotgun sequence DNA.
CGAATGAATGATAAGATCTGGGCAGACTTTCGGTATAAATTGATATGAACTTAGAGAAATGACGAACTGGATTGATATTAATACGATTCTTAAAGGTGCTCTTGCGAGGTTACAAGTTTTATGCTCGAGTTTATTCTATCCTTTCTATACTTCTTCTCGCGGCATTTAAATCACTTCAATTTTGTGTGCGGATCCCGAGATTTACTCCATCGATCTCTCCTCGCTTAGTCTCGACCTCCCGTGATTCTCTCAACCGCTTGACCTTACCGCTCCTTTATCTTTGAGACATTTATAGGCTCGTCGTCAATTTGGATCCATTAGCCCGTTAAGCTCATTATTTTGGACGGGCCGGATGCTGGCCCAGGAGCAGCAAAACCCAATTCCAACAGTAGGGTAAAGGTTATCATCTTtgagaattaaaaacaaagcCATATTGTAAGACTTGTTCGACATGTCGCAAAGAGAAATTTAGTAactgtttcttttggtttgaaGGAGCCAAAATGTGACACATTAACCACATATCAAATAGGCTATTTGAATCATTAAAAATGTGACACATGAACCATCAAACAATCGAGATCAGAATATAAAGGTAGGTATAATATATTACCATTAATATGGATTTGTATCATGCTTATCTATGTAATCTAAACTTTGTTTGAAATAGTAAAAAGTAAACGAtgttagagaagagaaaaaataaataaaaagcctacaagaaaataaattatcgAATCAATAACCGGTCTAAACCGAAAAACCCCACttatttgaaattgaaaagacTAGCAATTCGGTCGGTCTAATAATGTACACAAACGTCCGGTCCGATAAATTAAACAGGTGAACAAAGCACAAAGGGAGAAATAGATTTCACAGTTCTCAGTTATAAGCATGATCATATACATAGAACAAGCTCCCTACCAAAGCCGATTCAGGGATCTGGTTTGCCTGCAAtagcaacatcatcatcatcatcatcttcatcttcgtcatctGAGCCGAATTCCTCTTCACTTAGTTCTTCATCGCTAGACTTATCGTCTGAACCTTCCCCTGGCTTTGCATACTTCTCACAGTATTCTGAAACCGCAAAACCCAACAACGATGAGCAAAATAACCCATCAAAACTTCCTTAAAAATGTCCCCAAAAAACCCTCAATCACAACACTATCAAGACcctgtaaacgcctaaacctaTGGTTAAGTCTCTACAATGATATATCGTTATTCACCTCTTTTGTTAAATGTTCCTAAACTTAAAAATGATCAGAAACTTAAAATTCATTATGAAATTCTAATGAGTAAATCAACTTAAAGGGTTTCTAACGTATAATCATTAGCTCCACGATTTAGGAATTTTTCAGTTGACACATTAACCAACAAAAGCTATAATTCATGAGAACAAGTAAACACGAATGAGGAACATTTGGCGTTTAAGTAATCATCTCAAGAACGCACTTATTAAGAACAAGTTCAAGATACTAGCAGATTTTTCATATCTCTTAATACATGAGAATCTGATTGTACCTACCTTTAACTCGCTGTTCATAAGCAGGACGATCACGCATCATCAATGCAGCAGCTTCTCCATTCAATGGATCTGATGGGTTTGGATACAAcagaagctgaggaagaaatGTCTCAAAAACATTCACAAGGTCTgaatcaaaaaaagaaacccaaaacATAAAGTTAAATCAAAtcttcaaaacaacaacaatcatttttatttcaaaatcaaccacATTTGAAATGGCACTTACCGAACATAGGACTCCAAGTTTGGTTAATCACATCTAAACAAACAGAACCTGACCTGCGATAACAAAAGACACCAAAGATAAAAGATACAGCAAGACAAGGTTCCAATAAATAATGCAAAACATTAAAACTCACAGTTCATCAACATTAGGGTGATAAATTTTAGTAATGAAACCAACAGAAGGAGATTTGTAAGGATAAGCATCGGGAAGCTGAACTCTTATCTTCCACACACCTCCTTGATAGAGACCTATCACATCAACAAACACATAAAACCCACAaataagaagaggaaaaaagtaATCGTTTAACAACATTTCTTTACAACTTAACACCAGAAGTATCCCAAGCGCCTAACTAATCCCGGAGGTGAGTAAAGTAATCATAGCAAAAGCAAAAATGTGAACCAAGTAAGTAACCAACACATAGTGTGTAAAACACAGTAGACTCAAACCTTAGATCCGAATCCACCATGCCACCACCACACACGAAttttacagaaagaaaaaaatgaacaaaaatctaaaagagaAACCATCAATAATTGCAAAAACCCTATCTCAATCATTTCACAAGTAATCACCAAAACCAGAAAATCAAAAAGCAGTAAAGTAAACATACACAGAAGTGTCTGATTAAGAAGACTAACAAAATCAAACGAAacttcaataaaacaaaaacataaggtgtgttttgtgtttttgtcaaaattgtAAATCTTACTGTCTTTGGGACCATTGAATTCAACATAGAACTCTTGCATGCCATCGTTGATCGTCTCCACTTTATAATCGCTCATCATCCTGTATCAAATCAATCCAAACCCcaaaatcatcaataagaaACCGACattagaaaagttaaaaaaaaaaattcaaaattgaaatgaatgaaaaaagaGTGATTACAGTTTCATCATATCCATTTCTCTGCGTTTGCTTGGTgaagacatttttttctttcctcttgagttttctgggtttttttattatttcttcttcCGGATTCGagtggagatgaagaagaagaagaagaaaaatgtgagagaaaaagaaaagatttttgttttatttctttattaaattctctttttttcttctttcgatGATGGATTAGTGAATCGAAGAGACCGTAtctcttcaatatatatatatacagtatatgaatATTACCTCAGtaaattttgttatctttttttgctttttttaattactttctccctaagtttttctttttaattactttcTCCCAAAGTTagattacatttttgtttctatagaaaaaaaaatcacttcaaaataataaaaagttttatattcaaTTATTCATAATCTAACAGTATTAAATTACATTTAAAGCGGTGACACAATTGAACGTAAAGTAGACGCTTTTACGCCACGTTGAACTTGTTGGTGTTGTTCGACCTAAAAATAGTTTGGGTGGACATGTCCGATCACATTTAGAATAGATTACAATTACTCCACTATTTTAGCTCTGACAATGTTATTTATTAGTACAACATAATGTTGTCAAACAAAGCAATATACTAATAGTGCATCTACACGTAATGGTATCATTTACTAGATAAGTCTCCTTGATTTTGACTTTACTGATGTAATTAAAGAGATGTAATGTACCACACGTATTAAACAAGTGAGACTAGTGAACATACAAACTTTTCGAAAACGTCaaatgaaatctaaaataaaacatgCACACTAGAAACAATTTTCGTATTACATATCACAGAACAATTAAAAGAGAATGAACAAGGCACTAAACTAAACTCCGAACCCTAAATAAACCCAATGCATAATAAATTCAATTTctgtttgattaatatttttctcaaacccaagaaaaaaatgaatcaaacccaaattgaaaacccagcttaaaacaaaaacagacatctagcagaatttttttttttgcttttcatttttgtcatttttttttgtattcacaTAAGTGAATCTAAAACACAAACTCTAATTCTTAGGTCTCCTTCGTAGACGAATTGAAACGTCTGTACAAACATATGTATAATCAATAACACtgatatgtttttgtaaattcaacTTTGTGATTCAACTATTAGTGTATTCTTaccaaacgttttttttttttttccttctttaagtttcttctccttttctccAGTTTCTTTGTTCGGATACCTTCTAAGCTCCGGTACTTGCGTGTTGCTagtcgagaggagagtcaaatATCATTTCCTGCAGACCAAAAGGATCCTCTCAGACAAATCCGCCGGATGTATAACAAATATGTAAACAAGTAGAATTGGGAGTACTCATTATGGTTTACTAGAGAATAGTGTTTTCCGGAATACaccaaagaaaataatgtaCCGTATTGCAGACAGGGCAAGTTTCACTTCTCTCCATCCATTCTAGAATGCAGGCAAGGTGAAAATGGTGATCGCATTTGGCTAGAAGTTTTGGGTTCTCGATATCATATTCTGAATCAAAAAGAAAGACAACATAATAAACATTCGCAGTCATACAATGTACAATGATGTTTTATGTCTTTGAGATGTGGGAAAAGCAAAAAGTTCTTACCTTCCAAACATATGGGACAgtcctcctcttcctctattGGTACAAAGACGGCTTTTGATAGCTTGGGGTCTATCTCTTCAGCAGATTCAAGATCAATCTCTGTTTGGATTTTGCTATCCATTTCTTTATGTGAGCATGTAGTTGGAACCCCGAGGGTAATACCGTCAACTGTATCTTGAGCAAGCTCGGTATTAGCAGGTTCCACTGAAACCTCTCTTATATCAACACAAGTAGCCTCGTCACAATTCCCTGGTGTATGAGGAATTCCAATAGCCACATCAAAAGGGATAGGCGGTGGCGGTGGTATATAAGCATCGGGAGATGATGTCTCTAAGTTTGTGTCTACTACCACAACACCAGTAGAGATTGCAGAGGAAGTCCTGTTATGAGCAGAAGATAAAGGCACACGCTCTTCTGTTGCCCTCGGGTACTGCAAATACAAGTcagaaaaaaatgatgattaacaatggtaaaaaaaacaattcaatctTACAGTGGAAAACTCATTCCCCATATGCATCTCTCTAAGCTATACGAATACGAGACAGAACAAGATTGATTGATTTGCagaacaacacacaaaaaaaaagtagcaatGAAAAAGGAAGTGGGAGAAGTATCACACTAACGTAGTAGTACGGAAGTCCATTATCTACATCAGCTCTTCGTGACGAAGAGCAACAACAGCAACCTCccatctcttctttttctttttttctgtttttctatcAGAAACTACAAAAACTGAAGACTCTTCATCTATGCTAACCTACAAGAAAtgtgaagaaacaagaaacaaaattacattttcgaATCCCATAAAAGAGTATCAGTGAGTATCCATCACATATATACAAGAAACTGAAACAAGCTTTGTCGTTATCGATATCAGTTTAAGCTGTCTATACACAAGCAAGCCTGATCAGTAACAATAACTACAAGAGATAGCACAACACTTGACTCACTCCAACATACAGCTACTCAACAAGTCCAAATCCAGTCTTAATAATCAAAGATACAACAAGACCAAAATAACCTCTTCGCAAAACCAATTGACTTTAAACAACAGAGTTTGAGATAAAGCCTAAGGAGCTATCTCCAAAATCAGGGAGAAAGCCAAAATTCACAATCTCTTTTAGCACCATCTTTACACACAACCACAGTGAATTCAAAATACTAACAACACCCAAggttactaaaaaaaaattctactcGGAATTCAACTCCAACACAAACAATTAGCCCCAAAAGCTTCATAGAGAGGGAGAGCAAGCTAATCCGTAAAACCCTAAACCGAAACTCCATAAACATGAGAATTCTCAGAATCTAGCATAAACACAAAGGAAAAAACAGTAAAACccataaaaattcacaaaacaaaaaaaaaaaatcaagctcataagtcataataaagccaaaaaaaaaaaaaactaaagagcAACGATCATCACTAAGCAAGATCAAAACAGCCCAAACAAGAACCCCGATCATCTTCGAGATTGAATCAGAAAAGAAGAAttgaaaatctcaaaatcaaaaagagaattttacttttttttcttttctcttttctcggGAGAAGCTCTTTGGTTTtgtcttcgtctctctctctctctctctctctctctctctgcttgtGTGCTTTTGCGGTGCTGTTTATCGTGCGCTCTATCAAAAACGACTTTACTAAGAAAAATACAAGACTCTTCACACTGACAatataataatctatatatatatatacatatatgataacttacctaatttaattattaactaaTTAGCTGCCTAatttttccataacaaaaacGGTAATATGCCTCTTCACCCCACGGTAAAATNttttttttttttttttttgttaattaggaAGAGTTCGGACCTAGGCTTTAATCTCCCCCATGGCCCGGAACCAGCTTTTGCTAATACCTTATGACATGGTGTAAAGCATCTTTCCCACCAGGAATCGAACTAGGGAACACAAGGATCCAACTCCTGCACTTAAACCACTAGCCCACTGCACCGGTGGTCCCACCGTAAAATATTACCAATCAAATATTGATCTTgctacaaaaaatatttatttacataatagTCAAGCCAAACattttttagtaaaataaatataccaaTTTTTACTACTAGGCAAAAATTCCAACAAACCGAAAAATCTGATTCTAGCATGAAGAAATATTCGAATGAATATTAATGCCATAATACTTCCGGTTCAAATAACATCCAAACCAAAACTAGTACTGTAATACCTGGGATTCTCGTGGGCGTGTCAATCGATATAGTGTTCGACTGAATCAACCGATTCGATTTTATTTCTTCGGTTTGCGTGGTTGTTTTAGGAAAGTTCTAGATTCcgagtattaaaaaaaaaattaatttcttttatttctagcCGTTTTCACACTTTTAgtgttttagagagaaaaaagaaaaaagagttttcCCAAAGAAGCTTTTTTTCCCAAAGAagcgttcttgagtttttggagaTCTTTGGTCTTGTGAGTGAGTTTTCTTCCTGGAGAGTGTGGATCCAAGACTAGCAAGTGTGGGGGGGGGAGGGGAGGTTGATGT
It encodes the following:
- the LOC104724502 gene encoding ubiquitin-conjugating enzyme E2 4-like; the encoded protein is MSSPSKRREMDMMKLMMSDYKVETINDGMQEFYVEFNGPKDSLYQGGVWKIRVQLPDAYPYKSPSVGFITKIYHPNVDELSGSVCLDVINQTWSPMFDLVNVFETFLPQLLLYPNPSDPLNGEAAALMMRDRPAYEQRVKEYCEKYAKPGEGSDDKSSDEELSEEEFGSDDEDEDDDDDDVAIAGKPDP
- the LOC104724503 gene encoding probable E3 ubiquitin-protein ligase RHB1A, translating into MGGCCCCSSSRRADVDNGLPYYYYPRATEERVPLSSAHNRTSSAISTGVVVVDTNLETSSPDAYIPPPPPIPFDVAIGIPHTPGNCDEATCVDIREVSVEPANTELAQDTVDGITLGVPTTCSHKEMDSKIQTEIDLESAEEIDPKLSKAVFVPIEEEEDCPICLEEYDIENPKLLAKCDHHFHLACILEWMERSETCPVCNTEMIFDSPLD